One window of Pseudacidobacterium ailaaui genomic DNA carries:
- a CDS encoding sodium:solute symporter family transporter, with product MIWLRILNPAILAIYVAALFALGLRFFRRQRTTDRYFMAGRNVPGWLMGISLLATIITSVTFIAYPGAAYEGNWALLTPGMMILALPATLGLIVVPFFRHLVGMSAFEYFGMRFGPGVRMYCAATFAIGHLCKIAFVLYLLALTVNSMTGWSSLLMLAITAMVGILYAFIGGFEAILWADVIQGVLLWIGVLLAIGFLLYQTPARFSAVFQAAWQAHKFSLGSTAIDFRQPTVVVLLIYGSFFYLQKYTADQTVVQRYLAARSDRQALRGILLGALLCIPVWVLFMLAGTLLWGYYHFSREPLPPFIARSDQVFPYFLSFHLPPGAGGLFLAALFGAGMAMLSSDLNCLAAVLVRDFYQHWRPAATDRQSLRMGRWLVLANGILALAGAWTLGHTHGTILALYYAATSIVAGGLAGLFLLAFLSRRATRHAAWMAIGSNLAFTFWATLTSGKHPLISCRISFFWHEYMIGAVGQLLVVAIGWIASRWMKVPKDGPMTLWKWLRSSRQPHPPQAPLHPHLFQTHELEKL from the coding sequence GTGATCTGGCTGCGCATTCTGAATCCGGCCATCCTTGCCATCTACGTGGCCGCCCTTTTTGCTTTGGGGCTGCGCTTTTTTCGCCGTCAACGCACTACGGACCGCTATTTCATGGCTGGTCGTAACGTTCCCGGATGGTTGATGGGCATTTCCCTGCTGGCAACGATCATCACCAGCGTCACTTTCATCGCGTATCCTGGAGCGGCCTATGAAGGAAACTGGGCGCTTCTCACGCCCGGCATGATGATTCTGGCCCTTCCTGCCACTCTCGGCTTGATTGTTGTTCCTTTTTTCCGACATCTCGTGGGCATGTCCGCATTTGAATATTTCGGAATGCGCTTCGGACCAGGAGTCCGGATGTACTGTGCTGCTACATTTGCCATTGGACATTTATGCAAGATAGCGTTTGTTCTCTATTTGTTGGCACTCACCGTCAACAGCATGACTGGCTGGAGCAGTCTCCTGATGCTAGCAATCACAGCCATGGTCGGAATACTGTACGCATTCATCGGAGGCTTCGAAGCGATTTTATGGGCCGATGTGATCCAGGGGGTGCTGCTCTGGATAGGCGTACTACTGGCGATTGGATTCCTTCTCTATCAGACCCCTGCTCGTTTTTCTGCGGTCTTTCAGGCTGCATGGCAGGCGCATAAATTCAGCCTAGGTTCTACAGCAATTGATTTTCGACAGCCTACTGTCGTCGTCTTGTTGATTTACGGGTCTTTCTTTTATCTCCAGAAGTACACCGCTGACCAGACCGTCGTGCAGCGGTATCTGGCAGCGCGCAGCGACCGCCAGGCGCTCCGCGGAATTCTGCTGGGTGCGCTCCTCTGTATTCCGGTCTGGGTACTATTTATGCTGGCGGGGACCCTGCTCTGGGGCTATTACCACTTCAGCCGTGAACCACTTCCTCCTTTCATCGCGCGGAGCGACCAGGTCTTTCCCTACTTTCTTTCCTTTCACCTTCCTCCGGGAGCGGGTGGGCTTTTTCTGGCCGCGCTGTTCGGCGCAGGGATGGCCATGCTCTCATCGGACCTGAATTGTCTCGCAGCAGTACTGGTGCGGGACTTTTACCAGCACTGGAGGCCGGCGGCCACCGACCGGCAAAGCCTGCGAATGGGCCGATGGCTGGTACTGGCAAATGGCATCCTCGCCTTAGCCGGAGCATGGACTCTGGGCCATACTCACGGCACGATCCTCGCGCTCTATTACGCTGCAACGTCCATTGTTGCAGGTGGACTCGCCGGCCTGTTTTTACTTGCATTTCTTAGTCGGCGTGCGACCCGGCACGCCGCCTGGATGGCCATCGGCTCTAATTTGGCTTTTACCTTCTGGGCCACGCTGACCTCGGGAAAACATCCTCTGATTTCCTGCCGGATTTCTTTCTTCTGGCATGAATACATGATTGGAGCTGTCGGTCAGCTGCTTGTTGTGGCCATCGGATGGATCGCCAGCAGGTGGATGAAGGTTCCTAAAGATGGGCCCATGACGCTGTGGAAGTGGCTGCGATCCAGCAGACAACCCCATCCACCGCAAGCTCCTCTCCATCCGCATCTTTTTCAAACTCACGAATTGGAGAAACTATGA
- a CDS encoding HpcH/HpaI aldolase family protein: MNRFHQALEHRRRPLLGASIYFYNPFFLEIVAEMGFDVLWIEMEHAFITFAEAADLCRMAQGRNLLTMIRVPDARRESVLKAAECGPDMIDLPMVDSPQQVKELLSYAKFPPLGHRGFFSVSRSLNYGLVENLSQAQQRLNDELSLLVQVETAEALDRLDELCSIDGVDIFIGPADLSASLGFPGETTHPKLLEAGHHITRTAKKYGRRVATAVNHREASAWIQMGVDLVFCANDVVCLRNGAAAVMRETSEMRTNIEVAKVS, from the coding sequence ATGAACCGCTTCCATCAGGCTCTTGAACACAGACGGCGGCCGCTCCTGGGTGCATCGATCTACTTTTACAATCCATTTTTCCTCGAAATTGTCGCGGAGATGGGTTTCGATGTTCTTTGGATCGAGATGGAACATGCCTTTATCACTTTTGCTGAGGCTGCTGATCTCTGCCGGATGGCGCAGGGGCGCAATCTTCTGACGATGATCCGTGTGCCGGATGCGCGCCGTGAAAGCGTGTTAAAGGCTGCCGAATGCGGACCGGACATGATTGACTTGCCGATGGTGGACTCTCCGCAACAGGTAAAGGAACTACTCAGTTATGCAAAATTCCCTCCATTGGGACACCGGGGATTCTTCAGCGTCTCCCGCTCCCTGAATTACGGTCTTGTGGAAAATCTGAGCCAGGCGCAACAGAGGCTCAATGATGAACTCTCCCTCCTGGTCCAGGTGGAAACCGCAGAAGCCCTCGACCGCCTTGACGAGCTTTGCTCGATAGACGGCGTAGACATTTTTATCGGTCCGGCAGACCTTTCCGCAAGTCTCGGATTCCCCGGGGAGACGACACATCCGAAGCTGCTCGAAGCAGGCCATCACATTACCCGAACAGCGAAAAAATACGGACGTCGCGTGGCGACGGCCGTAAATCACCGGGAAGCCTCTGCATGGATACAGATGGGTGTGGACCTTGTTTTCTGCGCCAACGACGTCGTGTGCCTGCGCAATGGAGCAGCTGCCGTCATGCGGGAAACATCAGAGATGAGAACCAATATCGAAGTCGCCAAGGTCTCCTGA
- the dnaB gene encoding replicative DNA helicase → MATASDIEFERGLPASPDSERSILGSILLDNHLYNEAAEKLNAEDFSLDSHRRIFARMAEMIDAGRAVDIITLSEELSKRKELEAIGGVAYLASLTEGLPRRPSIEEYVRIVKDKSLLRQLIHICSTAITQAADQSEDALEVLNAAESGLLEVTERGITRGFASIPEIVRDSFGTIDNLYKEGREVTGLATHFTDFDRMTSGLQASELIIIAARPSMGKTAWAINIAQNAAVYGGKVVAIFSLEMSKESLLRRMLASQALVDSQKIQKGFLLREDQQKLTHALEQLAESKIFIDDTPGISLTEMRAKARRLRQMQGGLDLIVVDYLQLMTASAPGPGAKRYENRTQEVSAISRGLKALAKELQVPVIALSQLSRASEQRGGDKKPMLSDLRESGSIEQDADVVAFIHREAYYNRDENGNPDPESEGKAEIIIAKQRNGPTGSVHLAYLSKCTRFENLAFGGEGGEY, encoded by the coding sequence ATGGCCACTGCTTCTGACATCGAATTTGAACGAGGTCTTCCGGCCAGCCCGGACTCAGAGCGCTCAATCCTTGGCTCCATTCTGCTGGACAACCACCTATACAACGAAGCTGCGGAAAAGCTGAATGCTGAGGACTTTTCGCTGGATTCCCACCGGCGCATCTTCGCGCGCATGGCAGAGATGATTGATGCCGGACGCGCGGTGGACATCATCACGCTTTCCGAGGAGCTGAGCAAACGTAAAGAACTGGAAGCCATTGGCGGGGTCGCTTATCTGGCGTCTTTGACCGAAGGTCTGCCCCGGCGCCCCTCGATCGAAGAGTACGTCCGCATTGTCAAGGACAAGTCGCTCTTGCGCCAGCTCATTCACATCTGCTCCACCGCGATTACACAAGCGGCGGACCAGAGTGAAGATGCCCTGGAGGTTCTGAACGCAGCCGAAAGTGGCTTGCTTGAAGTCACAGAACGCGGCATCACACGCGGCTTCGCCAGCATTCCTGAAATTGTTCGTGACTCCTTCGGGACCATTGACAATCTCTACAAGGAAGGCCGTGAAGTCACCGGGCTGGCCACACACTTCACGGATTTTGACCGCATGACCAGCGGCCTCCAGGCGTCGGAGCTGATTATTATCGCAGCGCGCCCCTCGATGGGGAAAACGGCATGGGCCATCAATATCGCACAGAACGCGGCAGTCTATGGCGGCAAAGTCGTTGCCATCTTTTCGCTCGAAATGTCAAAGGAGTCGCTGCTCCGCCGTATGCTCGCCTCACAGGCCCTGGTCGACTCGCAGAAGATCCAGAAAGGTTTTCTGCTCCGTGAAGACCAGCAGAAACTAACCCATGCGCTGGAGCAACTTGCTGAATCCAAGATCTTTATCGACGACACGCCGGGGATATCCCTCACGGAAATGAGGGCCAAGGCACGCCGCCTGCGGCAGATGCAGGGAGGTCTGGATCTGATTGTAGTCGACTACCTGCAGCTGATGACGGCCAGCGCACCTGGCCCGGGGGCCAAACGTTATGAGAACCGCACCCAGGAAGTTTCAGCCATCTCGCGCGGTTTGAAGGCCCTGGCTAAAGAACTCCAGGTCCCGGTCATTGCGCTCTCACAGTTGAGCCGTGCTTCAGAACAGCGTGGAGGAGACAAAAAACCCATGCTCTCCGACCTACGGGAATCCGGCTCCATCGAGCAGGACGCCGATGTGGTTGCCTTCATCCATCGCGAGGCCTATTACAACCGCGATGAAAACGGGAATCCTGACCCGGAGAGTGAAGGCAAAGCAGAAATCATTATCGCCAAACAGCGCAACGGCCCCACCGGATCCGTACATTTGGCATATCTTTCCAAATGCACCCGGTTTGAGAACCTGGCCTTCGGAGGAGAAGGCGGGGAGTACTGA
- a CDS encoding 30S ribosomal protein S1 has translation MADVLNPEQTESTPLNTELETPTLEAATEQEAPSLETTHNPEASSSPEQAAEPEHPVAVQQEQEEEPDLNSMEDFAAVLESFDREQAEQAAAQAFDDQHIVQGTVIKLTDKHVVVDVGMKSEGLIPIEQVLDHTGQPKLHPGETVEVVIEREEPEGGYLLSYEKAVRHRVWDTIERAYNEKTNLTGTVLSRVKGGLTVDLGIKAFLPGSQVEVRPVRNLDGYIGQPIEVRIIKLNKKRGNVVVSRKEILEEEIAAKRAQTLEHLEEGSVLTGTVKNLTDYGAFVDLGGIDGLLHITDMSWGRLTHPRDLVNVGDEIQVKVLKFDREKQRVSLGFKQLTPDPWLDAAERYPIGARVRGRVLSVTDYGAFVELEQGIEGLVHVSEMTWSKRMKHPSKIVKPGDEVETVILAVNPQDRRISLGMKQLLENPWEHLSERYPAGTVVEGRVRNLTDFGAFVEIEDGIDGLVHVSNLSWTKRVKHPSEVLKKGEKVRAVVLGVEPENRRLSLGIKQLQPDVWETFFNTHRIGDVVHGKVLRTAQFGAFVEIAEGIEGLCHVSEATDSNGVPVKLETGQEHDFKIIKMNPDEKKIGLSLRAVGEEASRADVEAYKQPVSSSTTTLGDLVNWKRQ, from the coding sequence ATGGCAGACGTCTTAAATCCTGAACAAACCGAGAGCACTCCTCTGAACACCGAACTTGAAACCCCAACGCTTGAAGCAGCGACGGAGCAGGAAGCACCGTCCTTAGAAACCACCCACAACCCGGAAGCCAGTTCTTCTCCGGAGCAGGCAGCCGAACCCGAACATCCGGTTGCTGTGCAGCAGGAACAGGAAGAAGAGCCGGACCTGAACAGTATGGAAGATTTTGCCGCCGTGCTTGAGTCTTTTGACCGCGAGCAGGCCGAGCAGGCTGCGGCACAGGCCTTTGATGACCAACATATTGTGCAGGGCACGGTCATCAAACTCACCGACAAACACGTCGTTGTGGATGTTGGCATGAAGTCTGAAGGCCTGATTCCTATCGAACAGGTCCTCGACCACACCGGCCAGCCAAAACTCCATCCTGGAGAGACCGTAGAGGTCGTCATCGAGCGCGAGGAGCCAGAGGGTGGCTATCTCCTGAGCTATGAGAAGGCCGTCAGGCATCGCGTGTGGGACACCATTGAGCGGGCCTACAATGAGAAGACCAATCTGACCGGCACGGTCCTGAGCCGCGTGAAAGGCGGTCTTACCGTTGATCTAGGCATTAAGGCCTTTTTGCCGGGTTCTCAGGTAGAGGTCCGTCCGGTCCGCAATCTGGATGGTTATATCGGGCAGCCGATCGAAGTCCGGATCATCAAGCTGAACAAAAAGCGCGGCAATGTGGTGGTCTCTCGCAAAGAGATTCTGGAGGAGGAGATTGCTGCAAAGCGTGCTCAGACCCTGGAGCACCTGGAAGAAGGCAGCGTTCTGACCGGTACAGTCAAGAACCTCACCGACTATGGCGCATTTGTGGATCTTGGTGGAATCGATGGCCTGCTTCACATCACGGACATGTCCTGGGGCCGCCTGACCCATCCGCGCGATCTGGTCAATGTGGGGGACGAGATTCAGGTCAAAGTGCTCAAGTTCGACCGCGAAAAACAGCGGGTCTCTCTTGGCTTTAAGCAGTTGACCCCTGATCCGTGGCTGGATGCAGCAGAGCGTTATCCGATTGGCGCGCGTGTGCGCGGCCGCGTCCTCAGCGTGACCGATTATGGCGCGTTTGTGGAACTGGAACAAGGCATTGAAGGTCTCGTCCACGTCTCAGAAATGACATGGTCAAAGCGGATGAAGCATCCTTCAAAGATCGTGAAACCGGGCGATGAAGTTGAAACCGTCATTCTGGCCGTCAACCCGCAGGACCGTCGTATCTCCCTGGGGATGAAGCAGCTTCTTGAGAACCCCTGGGAGCATCTCTCTGAGAGATATCCGGCGGGGACCGTGGTTGAGGGACGGGTGCGGAACCTGACAGATTTCGGGGCTTTTGTTGAGATTGAGGATGGAATTGACGGTCTGGTCCACGTCAGCAATCTGAGCTGGACAAAACGTGTGAAACATCCTTCTGAAGTCCTGAAAAAAGGCGAGAAGGTCCGGGCTGTGGTTCTGGGAGTGGAGCCGGAAAACCGGCGTCTTTCTCTGGGAATCAAGCAGCTTCAGCCAGACGTTTGGGAGACCTTCTTCAATACTCATCGCATTGGCGATGTGGTACATGGAAAGGTCCTGCGTACGGCGCAGTTCGGTGCTTTTGTTGAAATCGCTGAAGGCATTGAAGGACTCTGCCACGTCTCTGAAGCTACGGACAGTAATGGTGTTCCAGTGAAGCTGGAAACAGGGCAGGAGCACGACTTCAAGATCATTAAGATGAATCCAGATGAGAAGAAGATTGGCCTCAGCCTTCGTGCTGTCGGCGAAGAGGCCAGCCGTGCTGATGTGGAAGCCTACAAGCAGCCAGTATCCAGCTCTACTACAACCCTTGGGGATCTGGTGAACTGGAAGCGGCAATAA
- a CDS encoding HIT family protein, with amino-acid sequence MDHLWTPWRYTYVTTADQAKRQGVPEELSAWPGDTGCVFCNLLEATKYSENQGMATEEAERAALIVHRGQNTFVCLNRYPYTSGHVMVLPYAHESSLAALPPAAAHEMMDTAQRLEKVLLHIYRPEGINMGLNLGKAAGAGVAGHLHLHVLPRWVGDTNFMTVVGETRVLPEDLQTTWLRIREGFALMSADQQLER; translated from the coding sequence ATGGACCACCTGTGGACACCCTGGCGATACACTTATGTCACTACGGCCGACCAAGCAAAGCGTCAGGGCGTGCCGGAAGAGCTCTCGGCCTGGCCAGGAGATACGGGCTGCGTCTTCTGCAATCTTCTTGAGGCCACAAAGTACTCAGAAAACCAGGGCATGGCAACAGAAGAGGCCGAAAGGGCCGCCCTGATTGTTCACCGGGGCCAGAACACTTTTGTCTGCCTCAACCGTTATCCCTATACCTCAGGCCATGTAATGGTACTGCCTTATGCGCACGAAAGCTCCCTTGCCGCCCTGCCTCCTGCAGCCGCACATGAAATGATGGATACGGCGCAACGGCTGGAAAAGGTCCTCTTGCACATCTATCGCCCGGAAGGTATCAATATGGGGCTCAATCTGGGCAAGGCGGCCGGCGCCGGAGTGGCCGGGCACCTGCATCTGCATGTCCTGCCGCGATGGGTGGGCGACACCAACTTCATGACTGTTGTTGGTGAAACACGGGTCCTGCCCGAGGATTTGCAAACCACCTGGCTGCGCATACGGGAGGGGTTTGCTCTCATGTCTGCAGACCAGCAACTGGAAAGATGA
- the rmuC gene encoding DNA recombination protein RmuC: protein MPLMTVLVVVALVVGVVLGFWIQANKSRPAQGEVERLRQSEMELRTTIARLEAEKKAVQGQWTESNRALEAEKTRCARAEADLMSLREQVAQLSTALEKERQSAQEKLDLLEGKFKLLADDILKKRAREFDEWSERQIGHLLDPVREKFGEFKDTLESLKTQSTARHSELKTQIEGLRTLNERLTKDAENLVNALKGSSKTQGDWGELVLEQLLEAAGLQKGHEYSVQESFDREDGKRSRPDVILKLPGGRQVVIDSKVSLLAYSEYCSGGDDEVVREGALKRHLASIRAHIKGLSQKNYHALYGLKSLDFVILFVPIEPAFTLAMANDGRLWQDAWDQNVLFVSRTTLLFVLRTIAYLWGQERQTRNIEKIVRRGGELYEKLASFTVELTNVGRSLDAARQSYDEAMKKLSTGRGNVIRQAEMLRDLGIKPSKNIPTPLVEAAMETLPELSSPLLDQETTEETEEDE, encoded by the coding sequence ATGCCTCTAATGACTGTGCTTGTAGTTGTGGCCCTGGTGGTTGGTGTCGTGCTTGGCTTCTGGATCCAGGCCAACAAGAGTCGCCCGGCGCAGGGTGAGGTGGAGAGGCTGCGCCAGTCGGAGATGGAACTGCGGACCACCATTGCCCGTCTGGAAGCTGAAAAGAAAGCGGTCCAGGGTCAATGGACCGAATCAAACCGGGCCCTTGAGGCCGAAAAAACCAGGTGTGCCAGGGCAGAAGCCGATCTGATGTCATTGCGCGAGCAGGTAGCGCAGCTTTCGACTGCCCTCGAAAAGGAACGCCAGTCGGCACAGGAAAAGCTGGACCTTCTGGAAGGGAAGTTCAAGCTGCTGGCAGATGACATCCTGAAAAAGCGCGCCCGAGAGTTTGATGAATGGAGCGAAAGGCAAATTGGCCACCTGCTGGACCCGGTGCGGGAAAAATTTGGGGAATTCAAGGACACCTTGGAATCGCTTAAGACACAGAGTACTGCCCGGCATTCGGAGCTGAAGACCCAGATTGAGGGTCTGCGCACTCTTAATGAGCGGCTTACCAAGGACGCGGAAAATCTTGTGAATGCTCTGAAGGGTTCCTCGAAAACCCAGGGAGACTGGGGCGAGCTGGTTCTTGAACAGCTGCTAGAAGCAGCGGGTCTGCAGAAGGGCCATGAATACTCCGTGCAGGAGAGCTTTGACCGTGAGGACGGAAAACGCTCGCGTCCTGATGTCATTCTGAAACTGCCGGGAGGAAGACAGGTCGTCATTGACTCGAAAGTCTCTTTGCTTGCATACAGTGAATACTGTAGCGGCGGGGACGATGAGGTGGTCAGAGAGGGGGCCCTTAAGAGACATCTGGCCTCGATACGGGCCCACATCAAAGGCCTGTCGCAAAAAAACTATCACGCACTCTACGGTTTGAAATCACTGGATTTCGTCATTCTGTTTGTGCCGATCGAGCCGGCCTTTACGCTCGCTATGGCCAATGATGGCAGGTTGTGGCAGGATGCATGGGACCAGAATGTCTTGTTCGTAAGCCGGACGACCCTATTGTTTGTGCTGCGCACGATCGCTTATTTGTGGGGACAGGAACGCCAGACACGCAACATCGAAAAAATTGTGCGGCGCGGCGGCGAGCTTTATGAGAAGCTTGCTTCCTTCACAGTGGAATTAACAAATGTGGGTAGGAGCCTGGATGCGGCACGCCAAAGCTATGACGAAGCCATGAAGAAGCTCTCTACAGGTCGAGGAAATGTTATCCGTCAGGCGGAGATGCTGCGCGATCTGGGAATCAAGCCATCCAAAAATATTCCCACCCCTTTGGTGGAAGCTGCCATGGAAACATTGCCAGAGCTTTCCTCTCCACTGTTAGATCAGGAGACGACCGAGGAGACGGAAGAAGATGAGTAG
- the acpP gene encoding acyl carrier protein yields the protein MAAVEEKVKQIIVEQLQVDEAEVTPSASFQEDLGADSLDVVELVMQFEEAFDLEIPDEDAEKIKTVKDAIDYIEKNAKGGK from the coding sequence ATGGCAGCAGTAGAAGAAAAAGTAAAGCAGATCATTGTGGAACAACTTCAGGTAGATGAAGCGGAAGTGACACCCAGCGCATCCTTCCAGGAAGACCTTGGAGCAGACTCGCTCGATGTGGTTGAGCTGGTCATGCAGTTTGAAGAAGCCTTCGACCTTGAGATTCCCGACGAAGATGCTGAGAAGATCAAGACGGTGAAGGATGCGATTGATTACATCGAGAAAAACGCGAAAGGTGGCAAGTAA
- the fabF gene encoding beta-ketoacyl-ACP synthase II, with protein sequence MQRRVVITGIGLLCGVGNTTPEVWNNLLAGKSGMAPITGFDTTGFSVTFAAEVKNFDPLNFVDKKEARKMARFIHFALAATHEAMEMSGLKVTDAIADRVGVHIGSGIGGFDIIEREHSAMLQGGPRKISPFFIPAAIINLAAGQVSIRYGAKGPNEATATACTTSAHSIGEAYRIIQRGDADVMIAGGAEAAITPMGVGGFAAMRALSTRNEEPERASRPFDRDRDGFVVGEGAGILILEELEFAKARGAQILAEIIGYGMSADAHHITSMAPEGEGCYRAMKHALDSAQVQPHEVDYVNAHATSTPVGDVLESAALQNLFGEHATSGKLLISSTKSMTGHLLGGAGGLEAGITIKALMEQVAPPTMNLENPDPECRLNYVPNKPQQAKLNVALSNSFGFGGTNGSLLFRRWE encoded by the coding sequence TTGCAGCGGCGCGTCGTTATCACGGGCATTGGGCTGTTGTGCGGTGTTGGCAACACAACTCCTGAGGTCTGGAACAATCTGCTAGCAGGCAAGAGCGGGATGGCCCCCATCACAGGCTTCGATACGACGGGCTTCTCTGTCACCTTCGCTGCTGAAGTGAAAAATTTTGATCCGCTCAATTTCGTGGACAAAAAAGAAGCGCGGAAGATGGCGCGCTTCATTCACTTTGCCCTCGCCGCCACGCACGAGGCCATGGAGATGTCCGGCCTGAAGGTCACCGATGCGATTGCGGACCGTGTCGGCGTCCACATCGGATCCGGTATCGGCGGGTTTGACATCATCGAGCGTGAGCACAGCGCTATGCTGCAGGGTGGCCCGCGCAAAATATCACCGTTTTTCATCCCGGCAGCCATCATCAATCTGGCCGCCGGTCAGGTGAGTATACGGTATGGGGCCAAAGGTCCAAATGAAGCCACAGCGACCGCGTGTACGACCAGCGCACATTCCATTGGCGAAGCCTACCGCATCATCCAGCGCGGCGATGCTGATGTGATGATTGCCGGAGGCGCGGAAGCAGCCATTACTCCCATGGGAGTGGGCGGTTTCGCAGCCATGCGTGCCCTCTCGACTCGCAACGAAGAACCGGAACGGGCCAGCCGCCCCTTTGACAGGGACCGCGACGGGTTCGTGGTCGGCGAAGGTGCCGGCATTCTCATTCTGGAAGAGCTGGAGTTTGCCAAAGCCCGCGGCGCACAGATTCTTGCAGAAATCATTGGCTATGGAATGAGCGCGGACGCACACCACATCACCAGCATGGCCCCGGAAGGGGAAGGTTGTTACCGTGCGATGAAACATGCGCTGGACAGTGCCCAAGTCCAGCCGCATGAAGTGGATTACGTGAATGCTCATGCCACTTCTACCCCGGTGGGAGATGTGCTGGAAAGCGCGGCGCTGCAAAACCTCTTCGGCGAACACGCCACCAGCGGCAAACTCCTCATCAGCTCGACCAAATCCATGACCGGCCACCTTCTCGGGGGTGCCGGCGGTCTTGAGGCTGGCATCACTATCAAGGCACTCATGGAACAGGTCGCTCCACCCACGATGAACCTGGAAAATCCCGATCCGGAGTGCAGGCTGAATTATGTTCCCAACAAGCCTCAGCAGGCAAAGTTAAACGTTGCTTTGTCGAATTCTTTTGGCTTTGGAGGAACGAACGGATCACTTCTCTTTCGCCGCTGGGAGTAG
- a CDS encoding TetR/AcrR family transcriptional regulator, whose product MARTKSEMAHRKVLEAALRLFAERGIDATSMDAIAEASGVSKATIYKHWRDKNTLCLEVLVHLHGLNLEPPRFDSGDLRADLIAQLNYQPAEHRRKMRERIMPHLIAYSARNPVFGRQWRERVLEQPRRQLREMIERGVKSGLLKESVDPDVALPLLLGPMLYQHIMLKHLGGRVPPDLATYVVDAFLAAYGTTGAHPRT is encoded by the coding sequence ATGGCAAGAACCAAGAGTGAAATGGCGCATCGGAAGGTCCTGGAAGCCGCGCTGCGGCTCTTTGCGGAGCGTGGAATCGATGCTACCAGCATGGATGCCATCGCTGAGGCTTCCGGTGTGAGCAAGGCAACCATCTATAAGCACTGGCGCGACAAAAACACGCTGTGCCTTGAGGTCCTGGTCCATCTGCATGGGCTCAACCTTGAACCCCCTCGCTTTGATTCAGGTGACCTCCGCGCGGACCTGATTGCACAACTGAATTACCAGCCCGCGGAGCACCGCAGGAAAATGCGCGAGCGGATCATGCCGCACCTGATTGCTTACTCGGCCCGGAACCCGGTGTTTGGCAGGCAATGGAGGGAGCGCGTTCTGGAGCAGCCGCGCCGTCAACTGCGCGAAATGATTGAACGCGGCGTTAAGAGCGGTCTGCTGAAAGAGAGCGTGGACCCGGATGTGGCCCTGCCATTGTTACTGGGGCCAATGCTGTACCAACACATCATGCTGAAGCATCTTGGGGGAAGAGTGCCTCCGGACCTGGCCACATACGTGGTGGATGCGTTTCTGGCAGCATACGGGACAACGGGGGCGCATCCCCGGACATAA
- a CDS encoding ABC transporter permease: MSTIYILWLRELKRYSRSRVQIIASLGQPVLYLVALGFGLGPVFERAGNGSYLQFIAPGVIGMSVLFMCVFSGISILWDRQFGFLKETLVAPVSRMQIMVGRTLGSATVAMSQGLLVFLVCLMIGFRPHSWMALPKAAVFVALVAINFAALGTAFGSVIKDMQGFPLVMNFVAMPMFFLSGALFPLWDLPRALSLVTHLDPLSYGIDGLRGALTGIWYFSFLHDFAVLVVVAAGFLVLGSYMFSKIQM; encoded by the coding sequence ATGAGCACAATCTATATTCTCTGGCTGCGGGAACTGAAACGTTATTCCCGATCACGGGTCCAGATCATTGCCTCGCTGGGCCAGCCTGTGCTTTATCTGGTAGCGCTGGGGTTTGGACTTGGTCCGGTCTTTGAGCGCGCCGGGAACGGAAGCTATCTGCAATTTATAGCTCCTGGCGTCATCGGAATGTCGGTCCTGTTCATGTGTGTCTTTTCCGGAATTTCGATTCTGTGGGACAGACAGTTTGGTTTTCTGAAAGAGACCCTGGTCGCGCCTGTATCCCGGATGCAGATTATGGTAGGACGCACTCTGGGTTCAGCAACAGTGGCCATGAGCCAGGGCCTTCTGGTTTTTCTGGTCTGTCTGATGATTGGGTTCCGTCCGCACAGCTGGATGGCACTGCCCAAGGCGGCCGTTTTTGTGGCCCTTGTGGCCATAAACTTTGCTGCGCTAGGGACGGCCTTCGGTTCTGTCATAAAGGATATGCAGGGGTTCCCACTCGTCATGAATTTTGTGGCCATGCCTATGTTCTTTCTTTCTGGTGCACTGTTTCCGCTCTGGGACCTGCCCCGGGCCTTGAGTCTGGTCACCCATCTGGATCCTTTGAGTTATGGGATCGATGGATTGCGCGGTGCACTGACCGGCATTTGGTACTTCAGTTTTCTGCATGACTTTGCGGTGCTGGTGGTGGTGGCTGCAGGATTTCTTGTCCTGGGGTCTTATATGTTTTCGAAGATCCAGATGTAG